One Candidatus Bathyarchaeia archaeon DNA segment encodes these proteins:
- the mobB gene encoding molybdopterin-guanine dinucleotide biosynthesis protein B has translation MEVIAVVGMSGSGKTTTIEYLTSRLTQEGYKVGTIKHIHHTNFSIDTKGTDTWRHAHAGAMVTIAIAPKEMVIIKKTDDDTHNLDRIIKFLGEEELDFVFIEGLHSLIAKKKGVFKIIVAKDAKELMMTLNGTAEPILAITGVITKRKLETTNINVPIIDIDGEGDLLLKLVKDICLKRRK, from the coding sequence ATGGAGGTAATAGCCGTAGTTGGGATGAGCGGCTCAGGTAAAACCACGACAATCGAATACCTTACATCACGACTTACACAAGAGGGATATAAAGTAGGCACCATAAAACATATTCACCATACAAACTTTTCCATAGATACTAAAGGCACAGACACGTGGAGACATGCACACGCTGGAGCAATGGTAACTATAGCTATTGCGCCTAAAGAGATGGTGATAATCAAGAAAACTGATGATGATACACATAACTTAGATAGGATTATTAAATTTCTTGGCGAAGAGGAGCTAGACTTCGTGTTTATTGAAGGGTTACATTCGCTTATCGCTAAGAAAAAAGGTGTCTTTAAAATAATCGTAGCAAAGGACGCAAAAGAGCTTATGATGACGTTGAATGGTACAGCCGAGCCAATACTAGCAATTACAGGCGTGATTACTAAAAGGAAGCTTGAAACAACAAACATTAATGTGCCAATAATCGACATAGACGGCGAAGGCGACCTCCTCCTAAAATTGGTAAAGGACATTTGCCTTAAGAGAAGAAAGTAA
- a CDS encoding LemA family protein has translation MSLLGWVLLVIPILIIIGLIVYFISTYNRFFSLKNSAEATLGQVRVALKKRLDMIEQLVDSVKSYAKFERDVLEKVTSLRSMVFKAGAEGLGEVDRQSRQILGNILAVAESYPDLKTSTNVASLMEAVKNVEDEIARQRYTYNNIGQEYNIMCDTIPSKLVASLIGLTKIPYLQFEEEIERRPRIEF, from the coding sequence TTGAGCTTGCTTGGGTGGGTTTTACTGGTTATTCCAATACTCATAATCATTGGGCTAATAGTGTATTTCATATCAACATACAACAGGTTTTTCAGCCTTAAGAATTCGGCTGAAGCGACTTTGGGGCAGGTTAGAGTCGCGTTGAAAAAGAGGCTTGACATGATTGAGCAGCTGGTGGACTCCGTTAAAAGTTACGCCAAGTTTGAGAGGGATGTTCTAGAAAAGGTTACTAGCTTGAGGTCCATGGTCTTTAAGGCGGGCGCTGAAGGATTAGGAGAAGTTGACAGGCAATCCAGACAGATCTTGGGGAACATTCTAGCCGTGGCTGAGAGTTACCCAGACCTGAAAACCTCGACAAATGTGGCAAGCCTTATGGAAGCCGTTAAAAACGTGGAAGACGAGATCGCGAGGCAAAGATACACCTACAACAACATTGGCCAAGAATACAACATCATGTGCGATACGATACCATCAAAGCTCGTAGCCAGCCTCATCGGCCTAACTAAAATACCGTACCTCCAGTTCGAGGAGGAGATAGAAAGACGGCCGAGAATCGAATTTTAG
- a CDS encoding molybdenum cofactor guanylyltransferase produces MRRGAIILAGGQSRRFQLGGKQWIDKALITLSGKPLLVYVIESVIPAVDEIIICVNSQTRKLRYSKVLKHFSIKNVKLFVDKQFTSVKRGPAAAIATGLNASSADHCVILPCDTPFIQPSVVDFMFAALRKACIAVPIHPNGKLETLMMVCQRSTVARISETLCEIGRDRPDDIIRGAPEISYISTINELRYFDPEFKSFININSLEDLNILSTRVTEVGPVRETINLKLGQLNMHKLKLLKITSKYYLHKNFLKALDIISPLSTYMESKQLKFWAGISREIEAKCLTNLGLKLRKSYNLRNASLIKAALNYRLEAEIYDDNKISTLAHRAIKDSLRCQQLIKNKFLT; encoded by the coding sequence GTGAGAAGAGGAGCTATAATACTCGCCGGAGGTCAAAGTAGGAGATTTCAATTAGGAGGAAAACAATGGATAGATAAAGCTCTCATAACACTTTCCGGTAAACCTCTGCTCGTATATGTGATAGAAAGCGTGATCCCAGCGGTTGACGAAATTATAATATGTGTTAATAGCCAAACCCGAAAGCTTCGATATTCTAAGGTATTAAAACATTTTTCGATTAAAAACGTAAAGTTGTTCGTTGATAAGCAATTCACTTCCGTGAAGAGAGGTCCAGCTGCAGCCATCGCAACAGGTTTAAACGCTAGTAGCGCAGATCACTGTGTAATACTTCCATGCGATACTCCTTTTATACAACCGTCAGTAGTTGATTTCATGTTTGCCGCTCTTAGAAAGGCGTGCATAGCGGTTCCAATACATCCAAACGGCAAACTTGAAACTCTCATGATGGTTTGTCAGAGATCGACGGTCGCCCGTATTTCAGAAACGTTATGCGAAATAGGACGGGATAGACCTGACGACATTATAAGGGGAGCACCTGAAATCTCCTATATTTCGACAATTAATGAATTAAGATATTTTGATCCAGAATTTAAGAGCTTCATTAACATAAATTCACTTGAAGATCTTAATATACTTTCAACACGAGTTACCGAAGTGGGGCCTGTAAGAGAAACCATAAATTTAAAACTTGGACAACTTAATATGCATAAATTAAAGCTGCTTAAAATTACTTCAAAATATTATTTACATAAAAATTTTTTAAAGGCACTTGACATCATTTCACCTTTATCGACATATATGGAAAGTAAACAGTTGAAATTTTGGGCAGGTATCAGCCGAGAGATCGAGGCTAAATGTTTGACTAATTTGGGGCTTAAGCTGAGAAAATCCTATAACTTAAGAAATGCATCACTCATAAAAGCTGCTCTAAACTATAGATTAGAGGCTGAAATTTATGATGACAACAAGATTAGCACGTTAGCTCACCGCGCTATTAAAGATAGTTTGCGGTGTCAACAACTTATCAAAAATAAATTTCTTACATAA
- the mobB gene encoding molybdopterin-guanine dinucleotide biosynthesis protein B, with protein MTKFVAVVGGKHSGKTTVIQRLIYELKRRGYRVGSAKEMSSAGWINLPDKDAWKHASAGAEIVIATPLNETVCFIKKRLNLNEMSTFFHGLDYVILEGFESEKTIPKIIAAKDAEEAVTYSDGLEIAISGIITGLGVEVEKASSLKIPIINCETEAEKLVNLVERMAFPKLPGMSHCGECGYISCYEFARALVTGKEVLKNCPLLTMDEVVLNVNGNRIPLKEFPRMIIKNTVLGMISSLSGVRNVNKVEIIVKRER; from the coding sequence ATGACTAAGTTTGTGGCGGTTGTTGGTGGGAAACACTCAGGGAAAACTACGGTAATTCAGCGTTTAATTTATGAACTTAAGCGTCGAGGTTATAGAGTAGGCTCAGCGAAGGAAATGTCCAGTGCTGGCTGGATTAACCTACCAGATAAGGACGCTTGGAAGCACGCTAGTGCCGGCGCGGAGATTGTAATAGCGACCCCGCTCAATGAGACTGTATGCTTCATAAAGAAAAGGTTGAACCTAAATGAAATGTCAACTTTTTTTCATGGGCTTGATTACGTTATCTTGGAAGGCTTTGAAAGTGAGAAAACCATTCCAAAGATAATAGCTGCTAAAGATGCGGAGGAAGCCGTAACCTACTCTGACGGCCTAGAGATCGCAATTTCAGGCATAATAACTGGGTTGGGTGTGGAAGTTGAGAAAGCTTCTTCCTTAAAGATTCCGATAATTAACTGTGAAACTGAAGCTGAAAAACTTGTAAATCTAGTTGAACGTATGGCTTTCCCAAAATTGCCGGGTATGTCACATTGTGGAGAATGCGGATATATTTCATGTTACGAATTTGCAAGGGCTCTCGTTACTGGCAAAGAAGTGTTAAAAAACTGTCCGTTATTAACGATGGATGAGGTAGTTCTAAATGTTAACGGTAACAGGATACCGTTAAAGGAGTTTCCGCGAATGATAATCAAGAATACTGTTTTAGGAATGATCTCATCTCTTAGTGGAGTTAGAAACGTAAATAAGGTTGAGATCATAGTCAAGAGAGAACGATGA
- a CDS encoding molybdopterin molybdotransferase MoeA, with the protein MYGTIQKRILKLVPYREALKKIQALPVNLSYETVSLERAVGRVLAEDVTSKLDIPQTDRSLVDGYALKSVDTLNASSKNPVMLRVVGKLYPSSPPTECSILTKQTAYVTCGAPIPRGADSVIKIENTVPHNGEIEIRHVIKAGENVAQAGEDVRVGSLALKIGEVLRPQDVGFLAGIGLKAVKVFKKPRVAIISTGDELFELSKLDSSGIVDNYALIVSSLISELGGVAIRLGIAPDELSEIKKKIDEALQEADIIVTIGGCSVGEKDLVPDAIDSFGKPGIIVHGIRVKPGRVTGFGVIRGKPIVMLPGLIASTLAGFYLILAPLVSLYRGLNVGDGFPIISAKMNRDLEADNSSLWRFLTIYVRWVNSAFIAEPILGGASSLSRFVKSNGFILLPPKKALEKGEEVNVTMFSNEEFNRLIRMRAQ; encoded by the coding sequence ATGTATGGAACCATTCAAAAAAGGATACTTAAACTAGTTCCATATAGAGAGGCATTAAAGAAAATCCAAGCACTGCCTGTTAATTTGAGTTATGAAACGGTTTCCCTTGAAAGAGCCGTTGGGCGCGTCTTAGCTGAGGACGTAACGTCAAAATTAGACATCCCCCAAACTGATCGAAGCTTGGTGGATGGGTATGCGCTTAAATCCGTAGACACGCTGAACGCATCTTCCAAGAATCCAGTCATGCTGAGAGTTGTTGGGAAACTTTATCCATCAAGTCCTCCCACGGAGTGTAGTATATTAACGAAACAGACAGCTTATGTTACATGTGGGGCTCCAATACCGAGGGGGGCTGATTCGGTAATAAAAATCGAGAATACGGTGCCACATAATGGCGAAATTGAAATACGGCATGTTATTAAGGCGGGGGAGAACGTGGCTCAGGCCGGAGAAGATGTGAGGGTGGGGAGCTTGGCTCTTAAAATAGGGGAGGTTTTAAGACCACAAGATGTGGGATTTTTAGCAGGCATAGGCTTGAAGGCGGTAAAGGTGTTTAAGAAACCAAGAGTGGCCATAATTTCTACGGGAGATGAGCTTTTCGAGTTAAGTAAGCTTGATTCCTCGGGAATAGTAGATAATTACGCTCTAATTGTTTCCAGTTTAATATCAGAGTTAGGTGGTGTCGCGATTAGGCTAGGAATAGCTCCAGACGAATTATCTGAAATTAAAAAGAAAATTGATGAGGCTTTACAGGAGGCCGATATCATTGTTACAATAGGAGGATGCTCTGTGGGCGAGAAGGATCTTGTTCCAGATGCCATTGACTCATTTGGAAAGCCAGGAATTATAGTTCATGGAATTAGAGTTAAGCCAGGAAGGGTTACTGGATTTGGAGTAATCAGAGGAAAGCCCATAGTTATGTTGCCCGGCTTAATCGCCTCCACCTTAGCGGGATTTTATTTAATTCTTGCACCATTAGTCAGCTTGTATAGGGGATTAAATGTTGGTGATGGATTCCCAATCATCAGCGCCAAAATGAATCGAGATCTGGAAGCAGATAATAGTTCTCTTTGGAGATTTTTAACGATTTATGTAAGGTGGGTTAACAGTGCATTCATCGCGGAGCCGATTCTTGGAGGAGCAAGTAGCTTAAGTAGATTCGTCAAATCCAATGGTTTTATTTTGCTACCTCCAAAAAAAGCTTTAGAAAAGGGTGAAGAAGTAAACGTTACCATGTTTAGTAATGAAGAATTTAATCGACTTATACGCATGAGGGCGCAGTGA
- a CDS encoding DUF2207 domain-containing protein: MTEKRQFASLLVIVSLIGALGFLLVTHPPELQIGSKDIAIAKYQATFHLNGTLQEQYTYRVEAAGKYRMLYRAWDVPLTIEDTSFPSVEVRAVDPPQGAYVYVKDYEGRLYLSPEDQSVGSQASSMAYLNEAGAFKPDYYSPGLYQVNYIFTLHPPIEYDDESSHLNLKLASNHLPYESVVIVVKEAAQVEEAYLHPPSLRKERVGNELIIRGSCPEDQLLEVELLLKKDALSSMEGFPQRVEGVKAKTRLANLAYGLPYHAATFIKYASYLIAPAIPAALSYVYWRHGRERRYVTPRYLSYPPVKRKPWLVNLIFKGDVSDFDENGLYATLLDLHMRGKLKVKVKESSKGKEGGLQVQVLDTRGDDEYETMVLRFFSENAPKGVFDTDEVKKLVEEAKKQGYPPANLLKIKDGLRSLISYRNEKAVSEFAFSGRRRVVKLLPAPGILLALSILLMLPYPYVRGVAWKASALSAFSLVQLAVALAYPSTLFGRWRGEHYKEKMEWDAFKNTLSNLAQMERYGPQDISMWGEWLVYGTALGVGGKVVEAMRKMRVEMPELDSFASIPVILHPVIFTPIEPMATPSSSSMGGSFGGGFGGGGGFGGGGGGAR; this comes from the coding sequence TTAGGCTTTCTCTTGGTTACCCATCCCCCTGAGCTTCAAATAGGCTCAAAGGATATAGCAATCGCCAAGTATCAAGCCACCTTCCATTTAAACGGAACCTTACAGGAACAATACACGTATAGGGTAGAGGCGGCTGGAAAATACCGGATGCTGTATAGGGCATGGGATGTCCCCCTTACAATCGAAGATACGAGTTTTCCAAGCGTCGAAGTCCGCGCCGTGGATCCGCCTCAAGGAGCCTACGTCTACGTGAAGGATTATGAGGGAAGGCTTTACCTGAGCCCGGAAGATCAGAGCGTAGGCTCCCAAGCCTCGAGTATGGCTTATTTAAACGAGGCTGGGGCGTTTAAACCCGATTACTACAGTCCAGGGCTTTACCAAGTTAACTACATCTTCACCCTGCATCCGCCGATCGAGTACGATGACGAGTCATCACACCTAAATTTGAAGCTCGCCTCAAACCACCTACCCTACGAATCCGTAGTAATCGTCGTCAAAGAGGCGGCTCAAGTAGAGGAAGCTTACCTTCATCCACCGAGCTTAAGAAAAGAACGGGTGGGAAATGAACTGATCATACGTGGATCGTGTCCTGAGGATCAACTCCTTGAAGTTGAGTTGCTGCTGAAAAAAGACGCATTGTCAAGTATGGAGGGCTTCCCTCAACGGGTGGAGGGCGTTAAAGCCAAGACTAGACTCGCCAACTTGGCCTACGGGCTTCCATACCACGCTGCCACGTTCATTAAATACGCTTCATACCTCATCGCCCCGGCGATTCCAGCCGCTCTCTCATATGTTTACTGGAGGCATGGGAGGGAGAGGCGATACGTTACCCCCAGATACCTTAGCTATCCACCCGTCAAAAGGAAGCCGTGGCTGGTGAACCTAATCTTTAAAGGCGATGTCAGCGACTTCGATGAAAACGGGTTATACGCCACCCTCCTAGACCTCCACATGAGGGGGAAACTGAAAGTTAAGGTGAAAGAGTCATCAAAAGGAAAGGAAGGAGGGCTGCAGGTACAGGTTCTTGACACCCGAGGCGACGACGAATATGAAACAATGGTGCTGAGGTTTTTTTCGGAGAACGCTCCGAAAGGCGTATTCGACACCGACGAAGTGAAGAAGCTGGTGGAGGAGGCTAAAAAACAGGGATATCCGCCGGCTAATCTTTTAAAGATAAAAGACGGTTTGAGATCCCTTATTTCCTATCGAAACGAGAAAGCTGTATCCGAATTCGCTTTCAGTGGTCGAAGAAGAGTCGTGAAGCTCCTGCCCGCGCCGGGAATCCTGCTGGCTCTGAGCATATTGTTGATGCTCCCTTACCCATATGTGCGAGGCGTGGCCTGGAAGGCCTCAGCCCTGTCCGCTTTCAGCCTCGTACAGCTCGCCGTGGCCCTCGCTTATCCTTCAACGCTGTTTGGAAGATGGAGGGGCGAGCATTATAAGGAGAAGATGGAGTGGGACGCGTTCAAGAATACGCTTTCAAACCTCGCCCAGATGGAAAGGTATGGGCCTCAAGACATATCCATGTGGGGTGAGTGGCTGGTATATGGCACGGCGCTTGGAGTTGGCGGCAAGGTGGTTGAAGCCATGAGGAAGATGCGCGTGGAAATGCCTGAGTTAGATAGCTTCGCATCGATACCGGTGATCCTTCATCCCGTGATCTTCACGCCGATTGAACCCATGGCGACTCCTTCCAGTAGCTCGATGGGAGGGTCCTTCGGAGGAGGGTTTGGAGGCGGCGGAGGCTTCGGGGGAGGGGGAGGGGGAGCGCGATAA
- a CDS encoding M20/M25/M40 family metallo-hydrolase — MNKFECWARAFALLALAVSMPSTLIVKGNEEWMFSLDQVSGERMMSYVEDLAAFETRFALSGGANLSAEYLYSHFSALRGFNVAFHSFSLIPEDRLVGLNVVACRPGVGGSGEHVLLFAHYDSVSNDPYVSAPGADDNAAGVAVMMEVAYVMSLRDWNRTLVFIAFSGEEIGFIGSSAWMKENEASLKNAVGGICLDGVGRGQAITVMYADEGSKTLADLLLNVSRVLGFKEFRCEASILGVEGSDSHVFLGRGLRIIRLWDEDTTYIHSPLDLPETLYPSRLVETAKVVTATLCILSTEPLDKVYHEKPVKPQAEGKPSFMLAAALLSFPLILIYALIRWGRRFPSSRLWVKTRLKAYIACFTNTRSKEFPLKDDEHHVS; from the coding sequence ATGAACAAGTTTGAATGTTGGGCGAGAGCCTTCGCCCTTCTGGCGTTAGCGGTTTCAATGCCTTCAACTCTTATAGTGAAGGGGAACGAAGAGTGGATGTTCTCGTTGGACCAAGTTTCCGGTGAAAGGATGATGAGTTATGTGGAGGATTTAGCGGCTTTCGAAACCAGGTTCGCGCTATCAGGTGGTGCGAATCTTTCGGCTGAATACTTATACAGCCATTTCTCCGCTCTGAGAGGTTTTAATGTGGCTTTCCATAGCTTTTCTCTTATCCCTGAGGATAGACTGGTGGGGTTAAACGTGGTTGCTTGTAGGCCAGGCGTTGGTGGAAGCGGTGAACACGTCCTATTGTTCGCTCATTACGATTCCGTGTCGAACGATCCATATGTTTCGGCGCCGGGCGCGGACGACAACGCAGCTGGGGTGGCGGTGATGATGGAGGTCGCCTACGTCATGAGCTTACGGGATTGGAATCGAACATTGGTTTTCATCGCCTTTTCGGGTGAGGAAATCGGGTTCATCGGTTCATCCGCGTGGATGAAGGAGAATGAGGCTTCTCTTAAAAACGCTGTAGGAGGAATCTGCCTTGACGGCGTGGGGAGAGGTCAAGCCATAACCGTCATGTACGCGGATGAGGGGTCAAAGACCCTCGCCGACCTCTTGTTAAACGTCTCCAGAGTGTTGGGATTCAAGGAGTTCCGATGCGAGGCGAGCATCCTGGGAGTTGAGGGAAGCGACAGCCACGTTTTTCTAGGACGTGGGCTAAGAATCATCCGTCTATGGGATGAAGATACAACATATATTCACAGCCCGTTAGACTTGCCGGAAACCCTTTATCCAAGTCGTCTGGTCGAAACAGCTAAAGTCGTCACAGCCACTTTATGCATCCTATCCACCGAACCTTTAGATAAAGTATATCATGAAAAACCGGTTAAACCGCAAGCCGAAGGTAAACCGAGTTTCATGTTAGCAGCGGCCTTATTGAGCTTCCCGCTCATCCTCATCTATGCGCTGATAAGATGGGGGAGAAGGTTTCCCTCTTCCCGCCTTTGGGTGAAAACACGCCTTAAAGCGTATATAGCCTGCTTCACGAATACGCGTTCCAAGGAGTTTCCCTTAAAGGACGATGAACATCATGTTTCATGA
- a CDS encoding iron ABC transporter permease — translation MEHSVRFHSLSIILAITFIASMFIGRYTIYPNRLILDDLVLKIIFNVRLPRILTATVLGAALSISGATLQSAFRNPLVGPEILGVSQGAAFGAALAILFLASDPVKIEVLSMIFGLLALLTSYAISSAIKYGGRILKLVLAGLAVSAIYSAGVGAMKCLADPLKQLPELTFWLLGGLSGVTWRDFFYAAPLAIVGIALILIARWRVNLLTLDDDIVTSLGTDPKKLRAFVVVSAVLATASVTSVAGIIGWVGLTIPHMSRKLFGAESSKVIPASILLGAILTITFDDIARTITAGEIPLGIVASIIGSTLFIILLSRGMSHE, via the coding sequence TTGGAGCATAGTGTTCGATTTCACTCACTATCGATTATTCTAGCCATCACATTCATCGCATCCATGTTTATTGGTAGGTACACGATTTACCCCAATAGGTTGATATTAGATGACCTAGTCTTGAAGATAATTTTCAATGTTAGATTACCTCGAATCCTGACTGCAACTGTACTGGGGGCGGCCTTATCCATATCTGGCGCTACCTTGCAGTCGGCTTTTAGAAATCCTTTAGTTGGACCGGAAATTCTAGGTGTCAGTCAAGGAGCGGCGTTCGGAGCAGCTTTAGCCATACTTTTTCTTGCAAGCGATCCCGTAAAAATAGAGGTCTTATCAATGATTTTTGGTTTATTGGCACTCTTAACCTCATATGCTATCTCCTCCGCAATAAAGTACGGCGGAAGAATTCTTAAGTTAGTGCTGGCGGGATTAGCTGTTTCAGCGATATACTCAGCCGGAGTGGGAGCAATGAAGTGTTTAGCGGATCCCTTAAAACAGCTACCAGAACTAACTTTTTGGTTGCTAGGTGGTTTATCAGGTGTTACTTGGAGGGACTTTTTCTACGCTGCTCCCTTAGCCATCGTGGGCATAGCATTAATACTTATTGCTAGATGGAGGGTTAACTTGCTGACCTTAGACGATGACATCGTTACATCCTTAGGAACCGATCCTAAAAAACTTAGGGCTTTTGTAGTTGTCAGCGCAGTATTAGCAACGGCATCGGTTACCTCCGTGGCAGGTATAATAGGCTGGGTTGGATTAACAATTCCACACATGTCTAGGAAGCTGTTCGGGGCTGAGAGCAGTAAAGTAATCCCAGCTTCAATACTATTAGGCGCTATTTTAACGATAACTTTTGACGACATTGCACGAACAATAACGGCCGGCGAGATACCCCTCGGCATAGTCGCATCTATCATAGGTTCAACATTATTTATAATATTGCTTTCAAGAGGAATGTCTCATGAGTAA
- a CDS encoding ABC transporter ATP-binding protein, with protein sequence MSKVCIKNLKYKYKEDAADVLKGVSFEVPKGKVSALLGPNGSGKSTLFKILLKILIPYGGKIYIDGKDVDSIDASYLSKIMAWIPQEEDSFFPYTVYEYVLMGRAPHLGFFDVPNEEDEEVVYNVLHRLGLLKIAHRKVPSLSGGEKRLVSIARALAQESDILIMDEPTAHLDLGNKATVLSIVKKMADSGKTIFFSTHDPNEASFVADNVIILNGGEVMSEGPPSEAITREVLEKIWSIPIVICNVNDRPIISLNTYRLRK encoded by the coding sequence ATGAGTAAGGTGTGTATTAAAAATCTTAAGTATAAATATAAGGAGGATGCGGCGGACGTTTTGAAAGGTGTATCTTTTGAGGTACCCAAAGGCAAAGTAAGTGCCTTGCTGGGACCTAACGGGTCGGGTAAATCCACGCTTTTTAAAATTCTACTTAAAATATTGATTCCTTATGGGGGTAAAATCTATATAGACGGTAAAGACGTCGATAGTATTGATGCGAGCTATTTAAGTAAAATCATGGCTTGGATCCCACAGGAAGAGGACTCATTTTTTCCATATACTGTTTATGAATACGTTCTCATGGGCAGGGCTCCGCATCTCGGCTTCTTCGATGTGCCGAATGAGGAGGATGAAGAAGTGGTGTACAATGTTCTTCACCGATTGGGCTTGTTAAAAATAGCTCACAGAAAAGTTCCAAGTTTAAGTGGGGGAGAAAAAAGACTTGTTTCAATAGCTAGGGCGCTGGCTCAGGAGTCCGATATACTTATTATGGACGAACCTACGGCGCATTTAGATTTGGGAAACAAGGCGACGGTGCTTTCCATAGTCAAGAAAATGGCTGACTCTGGCAAAACAATATTTTTCTCTACACACGACCCTAACGAGGCTTCGTTTGTAGCGGATAACGTGATCATATTGAATGGGGGTGAAGTGATGAGTGAAGGCCCCCCCAGCGAGGCGATAACTAGGGAGGTGTTAGAGAAGATTTGGAGTATACCAATAGTAATCTGCAACGTGAACGATAGACCGATAATAAGCCTCAACACTTATAGGCTAAGAAAATAA
- a CDS encoding LLM class flavin-dependent oxidoreductase, which translates to MVWGVCVEFGLNPKMFGDYFEEALEQTLLAEKVGFSSVWIMEHHCNKEYLPSPMLALGTLAAHARKMKVGTNIMILPINDPVRVAEEGAMLDVLTKGKFILGVGVGYRPADFNTFGIPLKERAGRMEEQLEIIKRLWTEESVSHEGRFYRFRDVTIDPRPVQKPRPPIWIGGWMKRAIERAAEMGDAWFPGPVGELPRLEEGLRIYKDALKRLGRDVSDLKIPLNRELYVAENHDRAVEEAKPHLIHMYLGDYAASEHPFFTGDAEESFEKIAQNRFIVGDPDECIASIEKYRSRLNVNHMVFRMHFPGISHDRVINSIRLFGEKVIPYFAEE; encoded by the coding sequence TTGGTTTGGGGTGTCTGTGTGGAGTTTGGCTTAAACCCGAAGATGTTTGGAGACTACTTTGAGGAGGCGTTGGAGCAGACCTTACTGGCTGAGAAGGTTGGTTTTAGCTCTGTTTGGATCATGGAGCATCATTGCAATAAGGAGTACCTGCCCTCGCCCATGCTGGCCCTCGGAACCTTAGCGGCCCACGCTAGAAAAATGAAGGTGGGCACGAACATCATGATTCTCCCAATCAACGATCCTGTAAGGGTCGCGGAGGAAGGTGCCATGCTGGACGTGCTTACAAAGGGCAAGTTCATCCTCGGAGTCGGCGTGGGCTATAGACCTGCGGACTTTAACACCTTCGGCATACCATTGAAGGAGAGGGCTGGAAGGATGGAGGAGCAGCTGGAAATAATAAAACGTTTATGGACAGAGGAATCCGTTTCACATGAAGGACGGTTCTACAGGTTTAGGGATGTGACCATCGATCCTAGACCTGTTCAGAAGCCTCGACCTCCAATATGGATTGGAGGATGGATGAAGAGGGCCATAGAGCGGGCGGCTGAGATGGGTGACGCCTGGTTTCCAGGACCGGTTGGAGAACTGCCTAGGCTGGAGGAAGGGCTGAGAATCTATAAGGATGCTTTGAAACGATTGGGAAGAGACGTATCCGACCTAAAGATTCCTTTGAACAGGGAGCTCTATGTAGCTGAAAACCATGACAGGGCTGTGGAGGAGGCTAAGCCTCACCTCATACACATGTACCTAGGGGACTACGCGGCCTCAGAGCATCCATTCTTCACTGGGGACGCAGAGGAGAGCTTTGAGAAAATCGCTCAGAACCGGTTTATTGTAGGCGACCCGGATGAATGCATCGCATCCATCGAAAAATATAGGAGTCGACTTAACGTTAACCACATGGTTTTCCGGATGCACTTCCCAGGAATCAGCCACGACCGTGTCATTAACTCCATCAGGCTGTTTGGGGAGAAAGTAATCCCATACTTTGCCGAGGAATAA